A single region of the Salvia miltiorrhiza cultivar Shanhuang (shh) chromosome 8, IMPLAD_Smil_shh, whole genome shotgun sequence genome encodes:
- the LOC130999097 gene encoding ubiquitin-conjugating enzyme E2-23 kDa — translation MSSPSKRREMDLMKLMMSDYKVEMMNDGMQEFYVHFHGPTDSPYHGGVWKIRVELPDAYPYKSPSIGFINKIYHPNVDEMSGSVCLDVINQTWSPMFDLVNVFEVFLPQLLLYPNPSDPLNGEAAALMMRDRTAYEQRVKEYCLKYAKAEDAGAVPEEKSSDEELTEDEYESSDEAVLGPVDP, via the exons GATGATGAGTGATTACAAGGTGGAGATGATGAATGATGGAATGCAGGAGTTCTATGTGCATTTCCATGGACCCACTGACA GTCCATATCACGGTGGGGTATGGAAGATAAGAGTCGAGCTTCCCGATGCATATCCCTACAAGTCTCCTTCCATAGGATTTATTAACAAGATATATCACCCCAATGTGGATGAAAT GTCAGGTTCAGTTTGTCTAGATGTTATAAACCAGACGTGGAGCCCCATGTTTG ACCTTGTTAATGTGTTTGAGGTATTTTTACCTCAACTACTTTTATATCCAAATCCATCGGACCCCTTGAACGGGGAAGCTGCTGCGTTGATGATGCGCGACAGAACTGCATACGAACAAAGAGTTAAAG AATACTGTCTGAAATACGCCAAGGCAGAAGATGCAGGAGCCGTCCCGGAAGAGAAATCGAGTGACGAGGAGCTGACTGAAGACGAATACGAGTCGAGCGACGAGGCTGTTTTGGGGCCTGTGGATCCCTAG